A genome region from Candidatus Microthrix parvicella Bio17-1 includes the following:
- a CDS encoding ABC transporter ATP-binding protein, producing MENFLPDRSGFKVAAVGGLSFVGGLAESTVLVLLTLTADGLIRNADTVQIIGVALARRNAVLLALVMVAIRIVTIMGSAVVSARFTAEVTAIAQHKVMARYLEGSYVARSSRPPGDMNAVVTGHAQLTGGLANGFTVVAASVCGLLAFGGASLIVNPIATLGIAVIGLIVLGLMRPLRARSRAYARELADSTRLLGQEVSEIELLHREIELFQVAERALGRVNLQITSFTDSIRRIRILSTATPQLFQTAMLAAAVISLLLIVESVDGARLASVGAVVLLLIRSMSAAQQYVTANQRVIDNAAYAQSVSELINTLSVNPNAFGNERPASMTPIRLDQLCFNYGDDSNVLTNIQIELQEGQLVGVVGPSGAGKSTLVELLLRLREPTNGRILGGSTEWQSIDPGEFAKRVAFVPQQSVLIAGTVAENVDLFRGLPHDRIVQAIKEAHLEKEISELPDGINTRLGTDGRALSGGQRQRLTIARALAGDPEVLILDEPTSALDALSEAAIRQTLEVLPAGRLVIVVAHRFSTLRSCNRIVALNEGRIEIDASPEEVLEKSDFFRAMVNDGVRNP from the coding sequence TTGGAGAACTTCTTGCCTGATCGCAGCGGGTTCAAGGTGGCTGCTGTCGGCGGCTTGTCCTTCGTCGGCGGCCTTGCCGAGTCAACGGTGCTGGTATTGCTAACCCTCACCGCCGACGGGCTGATCCGAAACGCTGACACAGTGCAAATCATTGGTGTGGCGTTAGCAAGGAGAAATGCCGTCCTGCTGGCGCTCGTGATGGTAGCAATACGGATCGTAACGATCATGGGTAGCGCCGTTGTCTCAGCTCGTTTTACTGCTGAAGTCACGGCAATCGCTCAGCACAAAGTAATGGCTAGATACCTTGAGGGGTCGTATGTAGCGCGAAGTTCTCGGCCACCCGGAGACATGAACGCTGTCGTGACCGGCCACGCACAGCTCACCGGCGGCCTCGCCAACGGGTTTACCGTGGTGGCGGCGAGTGTGTGCGGCCTACTGGCGTTCGGCGGGGCGTCACTGATCGTCAATCCGATTGCGACCCTTGGAATCGCTGTAATCGGGCTGATAGTGCTCGGCCTCATGCGGCCACTTCGAGCGCGGAGCCGCGCCTACGCTCGGGAGCTAGCCGATTCGACCCGATTGCTCGGGCAAGAGGTCTCGGAGATTGAGCTGCTTCACCGGGAGATCGAACTCTTTCAGGTCGCCGAACGGGCGCTTGGCCGAGTGAACCTACAGATCACCTCGTTCACGGACTCCATTCGACGGATCAGGATTCTTTCGACGGCTACACCTCAGCTGTTCCAGACCGCCATGCTCGCTGCAGCTGTGATCAGCCTGTTGCTAATAGTCGAGAGCGTCGACGGTGCACGATTGGCATCAGTAGGTGCGGTTGTTCTACTTCTGATCAGGTCAATGTCCGCAGCTCAACAGTACGTGACGGCCAATCAGCGAGTTATCGACAACGCCGCTTACGCCCAATCGGTAAGCGAACTGATCAACACGTTGTCGGTCAACCCAAACGCGTTCGGAAACGAGCGGCCTGCTTCCATGACCCCGATCCGGTTGGACCAGCTTTGTTTCAACTATGGAGATGACAGCAATGTTCTGACCAATATCCAAATCGAGTTACAAGAAGGCCAACTGGTGGGCGTGGTCGGGCCCTCCGGAGCGGGGAAGTCCACTTTGGTCGAACTGCTGTTGCGCTTGCGTGAGCCAACCAACGGACGGATCTTAGGGGGGAGTACCGAGTGGCAATCCATCGACCCAGGAGAATTCGCCAAGCGCGTCGCATTCGTGCCGCAGCAGTCAGTGCTGATCGCTGGCACCGTGGCGGAGAACGTCGATCTCTTCCGCGGCCTTCCCCACGACCGCATCGTTCAGGCAATTAAAGAGGCCCACCTCGAGAAAGAAATTTCCGAACTTCCGGACGGAATCAATACTCGCCTCGGGACTGATGGCCGGGCGCTCTCCGGCGGCCAACGACAACGGCTTACCATCGCACGGGCTTTGGCAGGCGATCCAGAGGTTCTAATCCTCGATGAACCGACAAGTGCGCTCGACGCACTCTCAGAAGCTGCAATCCGCCAGACCCTTGAAGTGCTGCCCGCGGGGCGGTTGGTGATTGTGGTCGCTCATAGGTTCTCCACCTTGCGATCCTGCAACCGAATCGTTGCACTCAACGAAGGTCGCATTGAGATCGATGCTTCACCCGAAGAAGTGCTTGAAAAATCCGACTTCTTCCGCGCAATGGTCAACGACGGTGTTCGAAATCCATAA